Proteins from a single region of Streptococcus oralis:
- the frr gene encoding ribosome recycling factor — MANAIVEKAKERMTQSHQSLAREFGGIRAGRANASLLDRIHVEYYGVETPLNQIASITIPEARVLLVTPFDKSSLKDVERALNASDLGITPANDGSVIRLVIPALTEETRRDLAKEVKKVGENAKVAVRNIRRDAMDEAKKQEKAKEITEDELKTLEKDIQKVTDDAVKHIDDMTANKEKEILEV; from the coding sequence ATGGCTAACGCAATTGTAGAAAAAGCTAAAGAGAGAATGACCCAGTCTCACCAATCACTCGCTCGTGAATTTGGTGGTATCCGTGCCGGTCGTGCCAACGCGAGCTTGCTAGACCGTATCCACGTAGAGTACTATGGAGTCGAAACTCCTCTTAACCAAATCGCTTCTATTACTATTCCAGAAGCGCGTGTCTTGTTAGTGACACCATTTGACAAGTCTTCATTGAAAGACGTCGAACGTGCCTTGAACGCTTCTGATCTAGGTATCACACCAGCTAATGACGGCTCTGTGATCCGCTTGGTTATCCCAGCTCTTACAGAAGAGACTCGTCGTGACCTTGCCAAAGAAGTGAAGAAGGTCGGTGAGAATGCTAAAGTGGCTGTTCGCAACATCCGCCGCGACGCTATGGACGAAGCTAAAAAGCAAGAAAAAGCAAAAGAAATCACTGAAGACGAATTGAAGACTCTTGAAAAAGATATTCAAAAAGTAACAGACGATGCTGTGAAACACATCGACGACATGACTGCCAATAAAGAAAAAGAAATCTTGGAAGTCTAA
- the pyrH gene encoding UMP kinase — protein MANPKYKRILIKLSGEALAGERGVGIDIQTVQTIAKEIQEVHSLGIEIALVIGGGNLWRGEPAAEAGMDRVQADYTGMLGTVMNALVMADSLQQVGVDTRVQTAIAMQQVAEPYVRGRALRHLEKGRIVIFGAGIGSPYFSTDTTAALRAAEIEADAILMAKNGVDGVYNADPKKDKTAVKFEELTHRDVINKGLRIMDSTASTLSMDNDIDLVVFNMNQPGNIKRVVFGENIGTTVSNNIEEKE, from the coding sequence ATGGCGAATCCCAAGTATAAACGTATTTTAATCAAGTTATCAGGTGAAGCCCTTGCCGGTGAACGTGGCGTAGGGATTGATATCCAAACAGTTCAAACAATCGCAAAAGAGATTCAAGAAGTTCATAGCTTAGGTATCGAAATTGCCCTTGTTATTGGTGGAGGAAATCTCTGGCGTGGGGAACCTGCTGCAGAAGCAGGAATGGACCGCGTTCAGGCAGATTACACTGGAATGCTTGGGACTGTTATGAATGCTCTTGTGATGGCAGATTCATTGCAACAAGTTGGTGTCGATACGCGTGTACAAACAGCCATTGCCATGCAACAAGTGGCAGAACCTTATGTACGTGGACGTGCCCTTCGCCACCTTGAAAAAGGCCGTATCGTTATCTTTGGTGCTGGGATTGGTTCACCTTACTTCTCAACAGATACAACAGCAGCCCTTCGTGCAGCTGAAATCGAAGCGGATGCCATTCTTATGGCTAAAAATGGCGTAGATGGTGTTTACAATGCTGATCCTAAGAAAGACAAGACTGCCGTTAAGTTTGAAGAATTGACTCACCGTGATGTTATCAACAAAGGTCTTCGTATCATGGATTCAACAGCTTCAACCCTCTCTATGGACAACGACATTGACTTGGTTGTCTTTAACATGAACCAACCAGGCAATATCAAACGTGTCGTATTTGGTGAAAATATCGGAACAACAGTTTCAAACAATATCGAAGAAAAGGAATAA